DNA from Chitinophaga pendula:
AACATCACTGAAAAGGCGTGCACCCAGTACTATTTTCTCCGGCGTCGCATCCGCTGCCTTATTGGGAGAGTAGACATTTGGATCATAATAAGCCGAAGCAAAAAGATGAGGCGCATCCGGTCTTAATACCCTTCTTTCTGGCGCAATCATAAGGCTGTTCCGTTGCTGTAAGGATAATAGTGCTGCTGACAGCGGGTTGGCATACCGGGCGATAAATGTCAGCCGGTCGAAAGTGAGAAAGGAGGTAGGTTGACACAAATAACGAATAGCCTGGTTACAAGCTATAAGGCTACTGTCGGGTAGTGCCGATGTTGTATACAATTTACATACTGATCGTACTCCCGCTAACGCTGCCGCAGCTTCCGGTAGAGAATGTTGCGCGATAGGCGAATCGTAACCGCTGATACCTAAAGCGATAACGCGATATATTTCCAACCGCATAGCATCAAACACATAAGTATCCTGGAATCCATACTCGTCCTGTTGCTTCGCAACTGAAAAAATATGCTGCCGGAGCCGATCCAGCATAGGTAATACAGTATGGTATGCGTCTGCTCGTACGCTAGGGAATAGTTGTTCCTCTATCACCTGGAAACCTTCCGGTGGCAGCTCTTCCCGGCTATTCTCTCCGTCTGCAAAAGGCAGGGCAGGACCATTGATCTGACGGATAAGATGCGGATAATAGTATTCCAGCAAAAACTCTGTCTTTTTATAGGCCAGCCTGCTGCGCCGGAAAGCATTTTGTATATTTACTACCGGTTGTCGATGACGGATAGCTCCTTGCAAAATACCCAGGGAAGAATCCAGCGCTAGCAACTGTCTTTGAAAATAGGTCTCCGCGGCTTGCGCTGCAGGAGATATATTTTTTACAGGTGGCCGTAGCTGGTAAACGCCGGCAATGACAATAAAAAAACTGACAAGATTGAGGTAGGTTTTCATAATAAAATATTAGTCCCTCCATTGCGTAAAAAGAAGCACTGCAAAAGCAATGCGTTCATCCCAGCGGGCTTTTTTTTGTTAACGAATATAACCGTATTGCGGAAAGAATTCGTTAATTTGAATCAATATTTTAACCCTATTGTAAACCTTAATCCCCATTTATGCAGCCTACAACTACTCCACGTTCTCTGTGGTTTTTACTCATCATATCACTATGTATTTCGTACACGGCAGATGCACAATCCATATTTGCATTTCAATCTAACTGGAAGTACCTGGATAACGGAAGCAACCAAGGTACTGCCTGGCGGACGGCAACTTTTAACGACGCCAGCTGGAAAAGCGGAAACGGGAAGTTAGGATATGGAAATGGAGATGAAACTACTGTACTCAGTTACGGGAGTAGCGCGAGCAATAAATATATCACTACCTATTTCCGCCGTACATTCAATATCAACGGATTGAGTAACTATACCGGTTTTAAGATGGACTACTATCGCGACGATGGTTTGATCATCTATGTAAATGGCACCGAGGTAAAACGTGATAATATTGGCAGCGGCACCGTAACATATACAACCACGGCAAGCGACGCCTCCGATGATGGAATGGGATTGCAAACGGCAACGATCGCCGCCAGCTACTTTGTGGAAGGCGCCAATACAATTGCAGTCGAATTACATCAGACGTCTAAAAGCAGTAGTGATATTGCCTTCGACCTAAGCCTCACCGGTGCGGGAGGAAGTACACCCGCTACAATCACACGTGGTCCCTATTTACAGATGGGTAATCAGCAGTCCGTGATCATCAGGTGGAGAACAGATATAGCAACTGACAGCAAAGTAAAATACGGCGATGCACCCGGCAATCTGAGCCAGTCAGTAACAGATGCCGCGATCACAAAAGAGCATGAAGTACGCATCACAGGACTTCAACCAGATACCCGCTATTATTATAATATTGGTACAGGTAATGCCGTACTGGAAGGTACCGACCGGAATTACTTCCAGACAGCTCCCCCGGTTACCGTAAATCGCAAGATCCGGATCGCAGCATATGGAGATTGTGGTAATAACTCCTCCAATCAGGTAAAGGTCAGGAATGCCTATCTGTCTTTCAGCGGACAACAACATACAGATCTGTGGTTGTTGTTGGGAGACAATGCCTACGACGATGGCACTGATGCTGAGTACCAGTCTAACTTTTTTAATATCTATAAGGATAACCTGTTAAAAAATACCTTGCTTTTTCCAGCCTTGGGGAACCATGACTATGCCAACAGCAGCTCGCGGCAGGACGATCATAACATACCGTATTTAAGTGTATTTTCATTACCCAAAGGAGGAGAGTGCGGTGGACTTGCATCCGGAAAGGAAGAATATTATTCTTTTGACTACGGCGATATCCACTTTATCAGCCTCGATGCTTATGGTAAAGAAAGTGGAAAAAGAATGTCTGATACGACCAGCCCGCAGATCGTATGGTTGAAAAAAGACCTGGCTGCTAATCAACGTAAATGGACTATTGCTTATTGGCACCATCCGCCTTATACCATGGGCAGCCATAATTCTGATACGGAATCTGACCTGGCAGCTATCCGTAGTAATATGATCCGTATCCTGGAACGTTATGGCGTAGATCTCATCCTCAACGGGCATAGCCACGATTACGAACGCTCTTATCTGTTAAAAGGGCATTTCGGTATGGAAAATACTTTCTCCTTTAGTAATCACGCAGTGAGTAACTCCAGTGCTAAATACGATGGCAGTAGCAATTCATGTCCTTATCTGAGCACGGCCGCAAAGGTGAATCATGGAACCGTATACGTAGTGGCAGGATCTGCCGGTCAGGTGGGTGGCACATCAGGCTCGTTCCCACATGCAGCTATGTTTTACTCCAATGCAACAGTAGGAGGCTCCTTATCTCTCGAAATAGAGGGTAACCGATTGGATGCAAAGTTTGTAGCTGCTGATAATACAATAAAAGATCAATTTACGATATTGAAGGATGTGAATAAACGGACAGTGTTGACGGCTACCAGCGGTCAACCGATCACGTTGGCCGCATCGTGGATAGGTAATTACACCTGGAGCACTGGTGCTAATAGCCGTAGTATCACCGTAACACCATCAACCGGAAACGCACAATATCTGGTGACGGACCAAAACGGAACCGCTGCTAAATGTATAACAGATACCTTTATCGTAAATGCCACCAACAATATAAATGCGAGAGTAGCTGTAAGTGAAGAAACAGGTGGTAAATCTCCGGCAGGATTTGAATTAAAAATCTACCCCAATCCAAGTACGAATAATACAGTACAGGTACTGATTGAGCGACATTATTCTCAACAGCTTCGATTGCGGGTAAGTAGCACCGCTGGTCAGGTGATCCGGACACAGGTGATACCAGCAGCACACAAAAATTATACGGAGAGTTTGCCATTACCCGCCGGTATCTATATCGTAGAAGTAGCCAATGAAAAGGGAGAGCGGAAAACCGAAAAAGTAATGGTTCGCTAAACAGATAAATAACATACTATAACAACCGGCAAGGGTTGTCGCACCATATCAGGCGGCAACCCTTGTTTATTAAAGGCATATCAGTTGCTCTAACGGTGCACCTTTTGAACGATATCTCGCAACCCTATGATAAAACCTTCATAGTATTTTCCTTGCTTGAAAGCCGGAATAAAGCTCCCATCGATTACATGTTGCGCTGCCTCATCAGGAAAACGATACACGATACCGCGGCCAACGCTGATGCGTATCTTTCTCAAATCTTTACTAAACCCTATCCCAATACCCTCTTCTGTGCCACTTGCCATCGCCCATTTTTCGCGAATGCCATTCACCGTATCGTCAAATCGTTCTTTTGTTGTCATGCTGCTATCTAACGTGAAAACGATCATCTTCACAGTATCGTGCTGGTCATAGTAATGGAGTAAACTATCCAGCGTTCGCTGTTCTGCCTGGTTAAATACATGGGCACGGTCTGACAGATATAGCAATTGTTTCGGTATAGTATCCGGAACATCTACCGTAACAAAAGTGCTGTTTGCGTCAGAAAGGTAGTTAACATCCTGAAAAGATAACACAAAGAATGTGAGGCTGCAGATCAATTTAATCATGTTACTAATTTAAGAAATACTTAACAGCAGTCCCGCTATTTTTGAATGCAAGCCAATATCCCTTTTATGCGCATTATATGCTATACCTGCTTATGCTTACTATATTGTTTTTTTATTCCTGCGTCTTTATGTGGACAAAAAATGACAGTGCTGGAAGGGCAGATAGTGGCTATGGAAGACGGAGGCCCCATCCCCGGGGCGATTATAAGCGTGCACAATGGCGGTATTCATAGCATGAGTAATCAGGAGGGAAGATTTATTTTAAAGATCCCTGCTATGAATACAAACGATAGTATATATGTGCGAATGCTCGGATACCAACCACAATGTTTTACGCCGGCTATATTGTATCAACAAGGCAACAGGATATTGTTACAACAGCAGCCACTACAATTAAAAGGGATATCCATATCAGCAATCAATCCTTTGTCGTTAATTCAAAAGGCGATACAACGGATTCCGGAAAACTACTATGGTCGTCCTCATGTAATGAAAGGATTCTACCGGTTATCAGCCCGCAAAGCTTGGGACTATATCCATATTTCAGAAGCCGCGTTCGATCTGTACTGTCCGGATCTTAGTGGACGTCACAGGCTATTTCGGCTCACGCGGGCGAGGATGGAAAAAGACTTGTCTCCTTTCCACGGGGTAAGTAATATCGTATTTGGCGTTAAACCCGAAAATGTGTTTGAATATGATGTGACAGCCAATATTAATGAGTCAGATGTGCTGAGTAAACAAGGGCTGAAAGACCACCGGTTTTCATTAAACGGATTGGTAGTATACAATGGCCGGCAGGCATATGAACTGATATTTGATCAACGGGAAGGGCTACGTAAATCCAGATACCAGGGCAAAATATATCTGGACAAGGAAACACTGGCCATTCTTTCATTACAGTATTGGTTAAGTCCCAGCGGCATTCATTATTGGGAGGTTAAAAGCCTTTCCCAAAGAGCATTAATGAAACTATTGGATATGTATGAAACTGTACTACAAGACACAGTACAGATACATTACAGGCAGTATGGTGAAAAATATTTTTTAAGCCATGTATCTAATCGCTCATTAATACGTTTGCATAGTGGAAGAGTACATTTTGATTTTAATTGTCCGGTAGATATGCAATATATAACTACACAAATTGATACGGTGGCGGTTAAACCTTTTGCTGATAAAGAACTGTTGGGCCACAATCGATACATAGAACACCAGGGAGAAGAAAATAGTGGGATGTTTTGGAAAGATCTGAATCTGATGCCGGCAGATTACGACGTGGATTCAGTTGCTGCTGCCATACATAGCCGGAATGATATTTCCCAATACAGGCGTATGCTGGAGAATATTATACGAAAGCAATCGAAACAGCCGGTATCTCGAATAGATACTATCCTGTCATTTTACCATCGTAAGGGATTGTTTGATGGGGCCGCTCTTATTCAACATAAAGGACAAACAATTTATCAACACGCTTTCGGATGGGCCGACCGCAGCAGGCAATCCGCCAATAAGTTAAATACAAAGTTCAGAATAGGCTCTATTACCAAACAATTTACAGCTATGCTCATCCTCCAGCTACAACAGGAAGGTCGCTTACAATTGGAGGATAGTGTGGGTAAATATCTCCCGGACTATATACATAAAAATATAACCATCGCACAATTGTTAACTCATCAATCAGGTATCCCTAATTGTACGTTAAATACAGATTACCTTTCTCAGCTACTCTTACATCCATTTAGCAATTCGGAACTGGTCACCCGCTTTTGTAGCGATAGCCTTGAGTTTACCAGTGGCCAGCATTTTCGTTACAGCAATGCCGGTTACATGGTGTTGTCGGAGATAATTGAACGCGTTACCGGGAAAAAATATGCGGATGTGCTGACGGAAAAAATATTCGGACCTTTGAATATGCTTTATTCTCATGCCGGTGTTGTAGATGCTGAAGATACTTTGATGGCTACCGGATATGAAGGATCAGTGCCTGAAACCAAATATCCGCTGCTTAATATGGCAGGAGCAGGTGCAATCATATCCAATGCAACAGATCTATTAATATGGGAGCAGGCGCTGCATAGCGATAAGCTATTACCACTTAGAGAAATAAACCAGATGTTCCAACCTCATGCGCATTACAAAGACTGGAATGCAGATTACGGTTACGGATGGATGATAGATAAAGGTATGTTTAAAGTGTCAGATAAACATGTAATACAATATCATCCGGGTACAGATATGGGATGCTATAGTATGATATTGAGGCAGCCGGATGAAGGCATTGTAATCATTTTATTGAGCAATAGTGGCGATTTTCCGCGGTTTGACATGGCCGATCTGATACTACAGCAACTAAACAGCAAATAAGAGATGAACGGATAAGTTCGCTGAAATGATACTAATTAGTATAGGCCAACTAGTTATATTTGTCAAATAAATTTATAACAGTTGTACTGCAAAATATTTTCCGCCGATTTAGATTTCTTAGTATATTAGATTATTATTTTATTATTATGTTTTGTGTGGCTATATAATGTCGGCGCACAGGAATAACCCAGGTGAAGGACCAGTGAAGTATTATTAAACTATGCTAACATCGAAGTCTTGTGACTTGAAATAGCGAAGCTATATCTAATCAAATCTACCCAAACCCCGGATACTACCTGAAAAACTTGTTTTGCGTTTGTTTACTCTGCGTGCACATTATCATCTTGTTGCTGGATGAATAGAAGTGTTTCATAACTGTAAATCCCATCATCTTGTATCAGGCCCAGCCGGGATCTGCTAACTACCTCTTTTTTAAGACTTATTGCTTAACTGATAACTGATTTTAAGTAATTAGTTGATATTTTAATTTATTAAACCTATGCATGTGTCTTCAGATTTTACCCGAAGCAACGCGGATGCCATTGCGTTATTTTTTGACTACCAGGAGCGAATAGTCAATTTAATTGCTTCCCAACCCCTCACGCCACATACTGCAGATTTACTTCGCGCTATTTTAGATACCGGTGAAAGAGTATTTACACTATATCTAAAGGCCAATGAATTATTAAGGGAACAATTGCTACAACAAACTGATAAAAGTACAGGTGTCCTTATTTCAGCTACAACTGGAGAAATTTCCTCACATAACAAATCGGAATCCAGTACCCCTCCAGTTTTTCCAGTTATACAATCCTGGTTACAGTCGCGTATTGCAGCGTTGCTAGGTATAGATGCAGAACTGATTACTACAGATGCAGATTGGGAGAGCGATCTGGGCCTGGACTCAATACGTTTGGCTACTATATGGCGACAACTGTGTGAAAACTTTCCTCAGTATCAGCTACGACATGATGCAATTTATAATAACCGTACCATCGCACAATTAGTGGCGTACCTGGAAGAAATACCAGCAACCACTGAGAACGGAAAAGAAGCGCCGGATGCTGGTATAACCGTAGCCAGCGGGATAACAACAGATGCCGAAAAATGGCTGATCAATACACTGTCAGTGATGACAGGTGTACCCGCAACGATCATTACGGCCGATACCTTACTGGAGTCGGAACTCGGTATGGACTCTCTGCGGTTAGTAGAGCTACAGCTGCAATTTGAACGGCAATTTCCGGCTATAAAGAAAGGAAAGGAACGGATATTTCATTTCAGCACAGTAAAAGAATTGGTGGAGCAGCTACCAGCGATACCTATTCCGGCGATACCGGAAAAAATGATGAAGATAGATGATGGTATACCTAAGCTGTCGCAGCATAGTAGCAATGGTATTGTAAAGGAAGAACCGGTAATACGTTCACTCTTACACGCGGGCATCCAGCAGATCAATGTTGCCGGAGGATTACCCGCAGAGGAGATATTATTGGTCGGAGATAAGTCCCGTACACAAATGTGGGGACAATATCTACGGCAAGTCACCCGTGTAAAGATGCTGGTAACTGGCAGGAAAAAATGGAAATATAACAGCAAAGAATACACTATGGATAATGAAGGAAGTGCACTCTCTTTATTATCTGATTTGGAGCCTGGCCGGTCCCCGCTCATTATTTTCCTGGCTAACACATCCGCTGGAAAGAAGACAAAAATGCATAGCTCCGGTATTACCTTACTAAAATTTGCCCAGCTGTTGGACAAAGGATCATTGCCGGAACAAAGCGAATTGAACATCAGTATCGTGATAGAAGGGAATGAACGCCTTTCACAGATAGCTGCGAGGGGTGTTGCCAAAACACTGTCGAAAGAATGGATACATAGCTCCGTTCGCACAGTAGACATGCAGTCCGCTATTACACATTGGTCTCCGGCGGAGCTACTACAGCTGCTGCAATACGCCCCGGTATCCCATGATCTGGTATTACACAACGCCGGTCTATACAAGACACTGAATAAAGCGGTGACAACTGATGAGGCAGTCAGCCGGCAGGAGCTGCTAAGCAGGACAATAGGGCCCGGTCAGGTGATCTTATTACTGGGAGGCGCGTGCGGAATAACGGCTGCTTTGACAAGAGCACTATCTGTCACCTACCCCTGCCATTTTGTATGTGTCGGAAGAACAGCCTTACCCTCAGAAGATCCCCTCCCGGGAGAAGATGCAGCTGCATTAACGATACAAGAGCTGCTACAACGGATGGGCACCAGCGAAACAGATATCTCTCATCTGCAAAAACGCCTGAAACTGTTACGCAGACAACAGGCCATTTTTAGAACTCGTCAGGCCGTAATTGCCAACGGAGCGAAATTTCACTATCTGCAGGCAGATACTTCTTCACAGGCAGATATGAAGAAAATACTGACATACTGCAAGCGATTAGGACCTTTGGCTGGTGTCGTACATGGTACAGGTTTTTTCCAAGATGCCAGGATACCCCACAAAACCACTGCCGATTTCAAAACTGTGTTTAATGCGAAGGTGTCGACGGCCAGGCACCTGTATAAACAGCTACAGACATTTCCAGATTTACAGTTTGTATGTTTCATGAGCAGCATTGCAGCAGTATATGGCAACGCCGGACAAGCTGATTATGTCGCTGCTAATGATTGGCTGAATGAACTGGCTTCGCAATGGAATAAAGAAGTAACCTATCCGGTAAAATCCCTATTATGGGGAATATGGTCGGAAACAGGCTTTGCCAGGGACAAACAGGGTGGACTTCGAATGTTGACAGAACACGGGGTCCAGGGGATCAGCAATCAGGCAGGTGCGGCCGCGTTCTTACGCGAACTGTATAGTGGTACAAAAGAGGCTGCCAATATCTTGTTGACTACTCCTTCCTGTCAGGAATTCCTGGCTGCCGCTCCGGCTGCTGCCTTGTGCAGCAATTGACCTCTCTGGCAGCACATCCTTTACACATTCACACTCCGATATCAATGTTTACAGATCCTATAGTTATTACAGCCATGGAAGGTATATTTCCTGGTGCTGCTGATATAGCTGCCTTTTGGGAACTTATCCTGCAGGCCAAACAATTGGAACCTGCCTCACTTCGTGCAATGTGGGAAAAAGACCCCGCACTTTATCTGCCAGATCATGGACAGGATAGTAAAGATGTCTTCCTTGATAGCGCATTTCTGGTAGATGAACATCCGCTATTTGCATATAATGATCCCAATCGGCAGGAGAAAGCGGGGCGTTATATTTGTGAACTGCTGCAACACCAGATACCGGTAGCGGCAAGGGCACAAACAGGTTTGGTGTTAGGTGCGCAATGGCCACCTAATAGCTATCTGGAACAGGATAGTAGTGATCACTTACAACAATACGGAGTAACATCAGTATATAGGCGATCTCCTGTCTATAGTATTGATGAACAGGCAGCTTTTATCGGTGCCGGATTGGGAGGTCCTCATATATCCGTTGATGTGGCGTGCGCCTCTTCCCTGTATGCCATTGCCCAGGCAATGGCCATGCTGCAGAGTGGACAGGTGACCCATGCCGTGGTGATAGGACTGAATATGTCTATATCGTTGCCTGTTTTCTCCATATTTTCTCATCTAGGTGCATTGGACAAAAGAGGACACGTCCGCAGTTATATGCAGGACGCAGGTGGTACATTCCTGGGAGAATCAGTAGCAGGCATTGTCATGGAGCGTGAGCAGACAGCTGTAGCCCGTAAAGCGAATATACTGGGGAGGATCTGCGGACTAGGACTTTCATCTGATGGCGCAGAACGTTCTGTATTTACGCCAGGGCCTAAAGGTCAACAGTTGATGTTTGAACGGGCCTATCAGCATATTGATGGGGCCCCCGACTATCTGGAGGGCCATGGTACCGGTACACTTGCTGGTGATAAAGCTGAATTGGAAGCTATGCGCCATTTCTTCGGCCCACGATTGCCAGCCGGAAAACAAATACGACTGGGCAGTATTAAAAGCCTGGTTGGCCATACGCTGGCAGCAGCAGGTATGGTAGCTGTTATTAAAGCATTACTTATCATCCAGCACCGGCAATTACCTCCGCACCTGGCGGGTACACTTCATCCATTGCTAAATGAAGGTTGTCTGTCATTGAGGGAAGAAAGTACAGCAATAGCAGGATCTCAACCGGCAGTACGGGTCGGTATCTCGGCGATGGGTATCGGAGGAGGGAATGCACATCTGGTATTGGAGACGGCCGTCTCTTCACCTGCCGGAAGTCACTCATTGCCTGATCGCTTCACTTTTGCATTACAGGATATGGCATGGCAATACGGAAATGTTGGCGATCACCAAATGCCTGCCATACCGGATCGACGTCAGCAGTTCCCGGATACGCTCGATATTGCAACAAAAGGATTACGTTCCGGACCCAATTTTTTGAAGAACATCTCCGCCTTTCAATTGCTGGCTTTAGATAAAGCACATCAGCTGTTTGATAGGCATCCGGTATTGGCAAATGCTGACAACACGGCTATGCTTATACATACCAACGATGGTAACCATAAATTTCTGCAGCTAAACCAACGTGCATCGCTGTTGTACGATCAGCATCAGATAATGCCCATAGCAGACAGACAAAAACTGGCTACAGAAACGTTGCCGCCAATTGATAATGATGTCATTGTATCCGCATTGCCTTCTATGTGTGCAGGTTATCCAGCCTGGCATATGAATACACGTGGCGGTTATATGACAAGTTCCGGTGCCATGAAAACGTTTTATTCCAGTTTGCTGAATGGCCTTTTATTATCCCGCTACCAAAAGGGCCAACTGCTGGCCGGAGCCGGCGTGTACGATGATCATCGCTATGCAGACGAATATGTTTGCTGGTTTTTGTTTGACACAAATGACAGATTATATTCCGCATCGACTATATTGCTGCACTATTTTCCGCATCAATCACCTGATATAGCCGTCCGGAAAATGAACTGGCCCGCCCACCAGGTATCTATATCTTCTGATGCATTGCCTACCGACTTGCTACACTTTGCCTATGGTGATGACCAGTACCTGGCCATCCCTCTGGCCGATGGTACCTTGTTACTTGAACAGCAGCATGCAATGAAACCGCTTTCCATATCTAAACCCCAGCGTCCTATGTCCATCCATTTTAATCAGAGAAAGCCGGTCTCTGTTAACTCGCTTCCGGCTCGCCATTCCCTCTTGCAGGAGATATTGCTTGCAGAAAAGATGGTGACAGCACAGTTTAAACGCCTGCAACAAAAGGTACAGTCATTGTTAATCCGACCTGCAAGCGACAATACAGCGACAAATGCAGACCCGGTAATCAGTAG
Protein-coding regions in this window:
- a CDS encoding cytochrome c peroxidase, which gives rise to MKTYLNLVSFFIVIAGVYQLRPPVKNISPAAQAAETYFQRQLLALDSSLGILQGAIRHRQPVVNIQNAFRRSRLAYKKTEFLLEYYYPHLIRQINGPALPFADGENSREELPPEGFQVIEEQLFPSVRADAYHTVLPMLDRLRQHIFSVAKQQDEYGFQDTYVFDAMRLEIYRVIALGISGYDSPIAQHSLPEAAAALAGVRSVCKLYTTSALPDSSLIACNQAIRYLCQPTSFLTFDRLTFIARYANPLSAALLSLQQRNSLMIAPERRVLRPDAPHLFASAYYDPNVYSPNKAADATPEKIVLGARLFSDVVLSGNGQRSCASCHQPQQAFTDGLPKSLSMETGVTLARNAPTLWNAAFQPKQFYDSRAVFMERQVFDVVHNRNEMNGSLETAARRIQQDSMYVSLFRLAFRDDKDMICADNIANALAAYMRSLVSLYARFDRYMAGVTTAMSAMEKKGFNLFMGKAKCGTCHFVPFFNGVAPPYFSEAESEVLGVPATASKYAPQLDPDPGKYALYQIPIQRFAFKTPTLRNIALTAPYMHNGIYNSLEEVIDFYDNGGGAGLDIAPDNQTLPAEKLHLSDPEKKALVAFMHTLTDTSHTLLLYK
- a CDS encoding metallophosphoesterase yields the protein MQPTTTPRSLWFLLIISLCISYTADAQSIFAFQSNWKYLDNGSNQGTAWRTATFNDASWKSGNGKLGYGNGDETTVLSYGSSASNKYITTYFRRTFNINGLSNYTGFKMDYYRDDGLIIYVNGTEVKRDNIGSGTVTYTTTASDASDDGMGLQTATIAASYFVEGANTIAVELHQTSKSSSDIAFDLSLTGAGGSTPATITRGPYLQMGNQQSVIIRWRTDIATDSKVKYGDAPGNLSQSVTDAAITKEHEVRITGLQPDTRYYYNIGTGNAVLEGTDRNYFQTAPPVTVNRKIRIAAYGDCGNNSSNQVKVRNAYLSFSGQQHTDLWLLLGDNAYDDGTDAEYQSNFFNIYKDNLLKNTLLFPALGNHDYANSSSRQDDHNIPYLSVFSLPKGGECGGLASGKEEYYSFDYGDIHFISLDAYGKESGKRMSDTTSPQIVWLKKDLAANQRKWTIAYWHHPPYTMGSHNSDTESDLAAIRSNMIRILERYGVDLILNGHSHDYERSYLLKGHFGMENTFSFSNHAVSNSSAKYDGSSNSCPYLSTAAKVNHGTVYVVAGSAGQVGGTSGSFPHAAMFYSNATVGGSLSLEIEGNRLDAKFVAADNTIKDQFTILKDVNKRTVLTATSGQPITLAASWIGNYTWSTGANSRSITVTPSTGNAQYLVTDQNGTAAKCITDTFIVNATNNINARVAVSEETGGKSPAGFELKIYPNPSTNNTVQVLIERHYSQQLRLRVSSTAGQVIRTQVIPAAHKNYTESLPLPAGIYIVEVANEKGERKTEKVMVR
- a CDS encoding TPM domain-containing protein, whose product is MIKLICSLTFFVLSFQDVNYLSDANSTFVTVDVPDTIPKQLLYLSDRAHVFNQAEQRTLDSLLHYYDQHDTVKMIVFTLDSSMTTKERFDDTVNGIREKWAMASGTEEGIGIGFSKDLRKIRISVGRGIVYRFPDEAAQHVIDGSFIPAFKQGKYYEGFIIGLRDIVQKVHR
- a CDS encoding serine hydrolase domain-containing protein; protein product: MNTNDSIYVRMLGYQPQCFTPAILYQQGNRILLQQQPLQLKGISISAINPLSLIQKAIQRIPENYYGRPHVMKGFYRLSARKAWDYIHISEAAFDLYCPDLSGRHRLFRLTRARMEKDLSPFHGVSNIVFGVKPENVFEYDVTANINESDVLSKQGLKDHRFSLNGLVVYNGRQAYELIFDQREGLRKSRYQGKIYLDKETLAILSLQYWLSPSGIHYWEVKSLSQRALMKLLDMYETVLQDTVQIHYRQYGEKYFLSHVSNRSLIRLHSGRVHFDFNCPVDMQYITTQIDTVAVKPFADKELLGHNRYIEHQGEENSGMFWKDLNLMPADYDVDSVAAAIHSRNDISQYRRMLENIIRKQSKQPVSRIDTILSFYHRKGLFDGAALIQHKGQTIYQHAFGWADRSRQSANKLNTKFRIGSITKQFTAMLILQLQQEGRLQLEDSVGKYLPDYIHKNITIAQLLTHQSGIPNCTLNTDYLSQLLLHPFSNSELVTRFCSDSLEFTSGQHFRYSNAGYMVLSEIIERVTGKKYADVLTEKIFGPLNMLYSHAGVVDAEDTLMATGYEGSVPETKYPLLNMAGAGAIISNATDLLIWEQALHSDKLLPLREINQMFQPHAHYKDWNADYGYGWMIDKGMFKVSDKHVIQYHPGTDMGCYSMILRQPDEGIVIILLSNSGDFPRFDMADLILQQLNSK
- a CDS encoding SDR family NAD(P)-dependent oxidoreductase, with the protein product MHVSSDFTRSNADAIALFFDYQERIVNLIASQPLTPHTADLLRAILDTGERVFTLYLKANELLREQLLQQTDKSTGVLISATTGEISSHNKSESSTPPVFPVIQSWLQSRIAALLGIDAELITTDADWESDLGLDSIRLATIWRQLCENFPQYQLRHDAIYNNRTIAQLVAYLEEIPATTENGKEAPDAGITVASGITTDAEKWLINTLSVMTGVPATIITADTLLESELGMDSLRLVELQLQFERQFPAIKKGKERIFHFSTVKELVEQLPAIPIPAIPEKMMKIDDGIPKLSQHSSNGIVKEEPVIRSLLHAGIQQINVAGGLPAEEILLVGDKSRTQMWGQYLRQVTRVKMLVTGRKKWKYNSKEYTMDNEGSALSLLSDLEPGRSPLIIFLANTSAGKKTKMHSSGITLLKFAQLLDKGSLPEQSELNISIVIEGNERLSQIAARGVAKTLSKEWIHSSVRTVDMQSAITHWSPAELLQLLQYAPVSHDLVLHNAGLYKTLNKAVTTDEAVSRQELLSRTIGPGQVILLLGGACGITAALTRALSVTYPCHFVCVGRTALPSEDPLPGEDAAALTIQELLQRMGTSETDISHLQKRLKLLRRQQAIFRTRQAVIANGAKFHYLQADTSSQADMKKILTYCKRLGPLAGVVHGTGFFQDARIPHKTTADFKTVFNAKVSTARHLYKQLQTFPDLQFVCFMSSIAAVYGNAGQADYVAANDWLNELASQWNKEVTYPVKSLLWGIWSETGFARDKQGGLRMLTEHGVQGISNQAGAAAFLRELYSGTKEAANILLTTPSCQEFLAAAPAAALCSN